One segment of Pseudomonas asgharzadehiana DNA contains the following:
- a CDS encoding imelysin family protein — MIRMPLATASLLAIAISLAGCGEGKDKPAANQAPTPAASTTAPAAATPAGQVDEAAAKAVVAHYADMVFAVYSDAEATAKTLQTAIDAFLAKPNDETLKAARAAWVAARVPYLQSEVFRFGNTIIDDWEGQVNAWPLDEGLIDYVDKSYEHALGNPGATANIIANTQVQVGEDKVDVKEITPEKLASLNELGGSEANVATGYHAIEFLLWGQDLNGTGPGAGNRPASDYLTGDGATGGHNERRRTYLRAVTQLLVSDLQEMVGNWKPKVDDNYRATLEAEPATDGLRKMLFGMGSLSLGELAGERMKVSLEANSPEDEQDCFSDNTHYSHFYDAKGIRNVYLGEYTRVDGTKLTGASLSSLVAKVDPAADTALKADLAATEAKIQVMVDHANKGEHYDQLIAAGNDAGNQIVRDAIASLVKQTGSIEAAAGKLGISDLNPDSADHEF, encoded by the coding sequence ATGATTCGTATGCCCCTGGCCACCGCCAGTCTGCTGGCTATTGCCATTTCTCTCGCCGGTTGCGGCGAAGGTAAAGACAAGCCCGCAGCCAACCAGGCGCCGACCCCGGCTGCCAGCACTACCGCTCCAGCGGCTGCCACTCCTGCCGGCCAGGTCGACGAAGCCGCCGCCAAAGCCGTGGTCGCGCATTACGCCGACATGGTGTTCGCGGTGTACAGCGACGCCGAAGCCACTGCGAAAACCCTGCAGACCGCCATCGACGCCTTCCTCGCCAAGCCGAACGACGAAACCCTCAAGGCCGCCCGTGCTGCCTGGGTTGCCGCGCGCGTGCCTTACCTGCAGAGCGAAGTATTCCGCTTCGGCAACACCATCATTGATGACTGGGAAGGTCAGGTGAACGCCTGGCCCCTGGACGAAGGCCTGATCGACTATGTCGACAAGTCCTACGAGCACGCCCTGGGTAACCCAGGCGCCACCGCCAACATCATCGCCAACACTCAAGTCCAGGTCGGCGAAGACAAGGTCGACGTGAAGGAAATCACCCCGGAAAAACTCGCCAGCCTCAACGAGCTGGGCGGTTCCGAGGCCAACGTCGCCACTGGCTACCACGCCATCGAATTCCTGCTCTGGGGCCAGGACCTGAACGGTACCGGCCCAGGCGCCGGCAACCGTCCCGCGTCGGACTACCTGACCGGCGACGGCGCCACTGGCGGTCACAACGAGCGTCGTCGTACCTACCTGCGCGCCGTGACCCAACTGCTGGTCAGCGACTTGCAAGAAATGGTCGGCAACTGGAAACCCAAGGTTGACGATAACTACCGCGCCACCCTGGAGGCAGAACCTGCCACCGACGGCCTGCGCAAGATGCTGTTCGGCATGGGCAGCCTGTCCCTGGGCGAGCTGGCCGGCGAGCGTATGAAAGTGTCCCTGGAAGCCAACTCGCCGGAAGATGAGCAGGACTGCTTCAGCGACAACACCCACTACTCGCACTTCTATGACGCCAAGGGCATCCGCAACGTCTACCTGGGCGAGTACACCCGTGTTGACGGCACCAAACTGACCGGCGCCAGCCTGTCGTCCCTGGTGGCCAAGGTGGACCCAGCCGCCGACACCGCGTTGAAGGCCGACCTGGCCGCGACCGAAGCGAAGATCCAGGTCATGGTTGACCACGCCAACAAGGGTGAGCACTACGACCAGTTGATCGCGGCCGGCAACGACGCGGGCAACCAGATCGTGCGCGACGCCATCGCCTCGCTGGTCAAGCAGACCGGTTCGATCGAAGCCGCGGCAGGCAAGCTGGGCATCAGCGACCTGAACCCCGACAGCGCTGATCACGAGTTCTGA